A window of Variovorax paradoxus EPS genomic DNA:
GGCGGGCGAGGTCGGCATGCTGGTGGTGCAGCACGTGAACGATGCCAATGCCTACGTGAGCGTCTATCGCGCGGGCAGCGACCGCGTCACCCTCACCGGCGAAGGCATCCATTTCAAGGGGTCCACGGGCGAGCTGATCCGCGAAGACCCGCCGCCGACGGTCGTGGCCGGCATCGTGGACTTCCTCACCGGCCTGCACCTGCAGCATTTCGAGCACTGGCTGCTGCGCTGGCTGTACGTGCTGGGTGGCCTCTCGGGCTGCGCGTGCATCGCCACCGGCTTCATCTTCTTCGTGGAAAAGCGCAAGCGCCAGCACGCCAAGCAGGGTGTGAGCGGCGCGCGCTGGGTCGATGCCTGCGCGGTCGCGACGGTGACCGGCCTCCTGGTCGCGACCTTCGCCATGCTCATCGGCAACCGCCTGCTGCCCGACAGCCTGCCGCTGCGTGGCAGCTGGGAGAAGGGCATCTTCCTGGGCGCGTGGCTGCTGGCCTTCGCGCACGGCATCTGGCGCACCGCGCCCACCGCCGAAGGCCGCCTGTCGCCCGCCTGGGCGGAGCAGTGCTGGGCCGTGGCCGTGATGGCGGTGGCCGCGGTGCTGCTCAACTGGGTCACCACGGGCGACCACCTGCTGCGCACCATCGGCAGCGGCTACTGGCCGGTGGCGGGCGTCGATTTGTCCCTCATCGCGAGTGCCGCGCTGGCCGTGGTGGCCGCGCGCATGCTCAAGCGCCGTGCCGATGCGGCGATGGTCGCCTCCGCCCGATTCGCGCCCGACGCCAACACCTCGGCCGCCCGTGCCTGACTGACGCCATGCTCCTTTTCGCCGCCATGGTCACCAGCATTGCCGCCGCGGGCTTTCTCGCGCTGTCCATGGATGTGCACTGGGAGCAGGTGCGCGCCGATCCGCAGTGCTCCCCGCGCATGGTCCGGCTGCTGCGGGTTTTGGGGGCGGCTTGCGTGCTCGCATCGCTCGCGCTGTGCCTCGGTGCGGACCATGTCTCGATGGCCTCGCTGGTCTGGTTCATGACGCTCGCCGGTGCGGCGCTGGTCGTGACCTTCACGCTGAGCTGGCGCCCGCGCTGGCTCCGTCCGCTGGTGATGTGGATTCCCGCGACCACCGCGCGGGAAGAAGCCGGCCGGTCGTAATCCGAGGCGGGGTCTCCGAGCGAACAGTGCCTGTTTCGCGACCACACGGGCGGAAGCCCGAGCGAGTTCAGGCGGCAGGCGGCGCAGCGCTGACCGCACGAGGCTGCACGCGGTCATTCACACGTGCATGGGCGATGTGCCCCGCGCCCGCCCGCTGCAGGCCGTTGACGCCCTCCGCGTCGTAGCGGACCACGGTCTGTTCGCCGTCCAGGTCCTCCGTGAGCACAAGACCGGTCTCCAG
This region includes:
- a CDS encoding DUF3325 domain-containing protein — translated: MLLFAAMVTSIAAAGFLALSMDVHWEQVRADPQCSPRMVRLLRVLGAACVLASLALCLGADHVSMASLVWFMTLAGAALVVTFTLSWRPRWLRPLVMWIPATTAREEAGRS